The Paraburkholderia sp. FT54 genome includes a region encoding these proteins:
- a CDS encoding GntR family transcriptional regulator produces MPANSRKRSSTQQRSTPGATRQESTAGQAAASAVPPLLNRDSATALYMQIADRLRTQIDEGTFATDSKLPAENELTRHFDVSRVTVRQAIAQLLTEGYVVSKQGKGTFVSRNKFVHDLKPMRGFYDALVAQGVEPKTKLLEFGPVATPEAIRQAFGTDEGEGECFRLKRLYLVDGEPIALVDSYLPPQARGLTWEQVNRNPIYVLLESLLSMPVTKAEIHIRARSAGASVGQALGLSPRAALLVMDRESFGENGMLCERTSFYIRPENYEFTLSVQGPLPVGSSIKNVNGTAAHDHTK; encoded by the coding sequence ATGCCAGCCAATTCCAGAAAACGCAGCAGCACCCAGCAACGCTCCACGCCGGGCGCCACCAGGCAGGAATCTACCGCCGGGCAGGCCGCCGCCTCGGCTGTCCCACCGCTACTCAATCGCGACAGTGCGACCGCGCTTTACATGCAGATCGCCGATCGTCTGCGCACGCAAATCGACGAGGGCACCTTCGCGACTGACAGCAAGCTGCCGGCCGAAAACGAACTGACGCGACATTTCGACGTGAGCCGCGTCACGGTGCGGCAGGCCATCGCGCAGCTGCTTACCGAAGGGTACGTGGTCAGCAAGCAGGGCAAAGGCACGTTCGTCTCGCGCAACAAGTTCGTGCACGACCTGAAACCAATGCGCGGCTTCTACGACGCACTCGTCGCGCAAGGCGTGGAACCGAAAACGAAGTTGCTGGAGTTCGGTCCGGTGGCGACGCCGGAGGCGATCAGGCAAGCCTTCGGCACAGACGAAGGCGAAGGCGAATGCTTCCGGCTAAAACGGCTGTATCTCGTCGACGGTGAGCCGATCGCCCTCGTCGACTCGTATCTCCCGCCGCAGGCGCGCGGACTCACCTGGGAGCAGGTCAACCGCAACCCGATCTACGTGCTGCTCGAAAGTCTGCTTTCCATGCCGGTCACCAAAGCGGAGATTCATATCCGGGCGCGCTCGGCCGGCGCATCGGTCGGCCAGGCGCTCGGCTTGTCGCCGCGTGCCGCGTTGCTCGTGATGGATCGTGAATCGTTCGGTGAGAACGGGATGCTGTGTGAGCGAACGTCGTTTTACATTCGCCCGGAAAACTATGAGTTCACGCTGAGCGTGCAAGGACCGTTGCCGGTCGGCTCGTCAATCAAGAACGTCAACGGCACTGCTGCGCACGATCACACGAAGTGA
- a CDS encoding aconitase X swivel domain-containing protein — MNTIVLTARHALGNKVSAEALVAKDGFSARYDLNRLEGVFSRPSHKLVGQSYIGRILVLDTAKGGVASAWMLHEMQSRNMAPVAIVFNTVNPILAQGAALGNISVLAGFDCDVTDVVPQGAFVEIDPQAKTLTVLRAAAGEPVSGTFAQGQPGTSTVHVKPTHR, encoded by the coding sequence ATGAACACAATCGTGTTGACCGCGCGCCACGCGCTCGGGAACAAAGTGTCGGCCGAGGCGCTGGTTGCCAAGGACGGCTTTTCGGCCCGTTACGATCTGAACCGTCTGGAAGGGGTGTTTTCGCGCCCGTCGCACAAGCTCGTGGGGCAGTCGTACATTGGCCGGATACTGGTGCTGGATACCGCGAAGGGCGGGGTGGCAAGCGCGTGGATGCTGCACGAGATGCAGTCGCGCAACATGGCGCCGGTGGCAATCGTGTTCAATACCGTGAACCCGATCCTGGCGCAAGGCGCGGCGCTCGGCAACATTTCGGTGCTGGCGGGTTTCGATTGCGACGTGACGGACGTCGTGCCGCAGGGCGCGTTCGTCGAGATCGATCCTCAAGCGAAGACCCTGACCGTGCTGCGCGCCGCTGCCGGTGAACCCGTGTCCGGCACATTCGCGCAAGGGCAGCCAGGCACGTCGACGGTACATGTGAAGCCTACGCATCGCTAG
- a CDS encoding aconitase X catalytic domain-containing protein, which yields MLLNDEETAMLNGEQGKVLQMAMRHQVQVGEFFGAHDLVPVTQAHIMADTESLGQAGVMWLERLSELSDGRHTVCIPTITDPRGTDFSKANELGQRDWMIELERRTIHAFERLGVSMTDTCINYQTVLAATRGEHVAFGDTGVVIYSNSVSGARTNFEGGPSALSAGLTGRTPRYGYHLDEKRRATMRFRVDFTPRSLNEWGALGGVIGRLAGNYWQVPVIEGIEAAPTSDELKHFGAAMASFGSIALFHMIGVTPEAMRLADVGGDSLPVHHRVGRAEIEALTASYAVTKKVDVVVFSAPQLSLYELRALAEICDGRTFKVPMLAITSPQVAPDAERFGYTRRIESAGGTVLAGMCFYQSYAREMSEAKSWKNLATNSAKLVNILGGYGYTPMLASMQACVNAAETGELA from the coding sequence ATGCTGCTGAACGATGAAGAGACAGCCATGCTCAACGGTGAGCAAGGCAAGGTCCTGCAAATGGCCATGCGCCATCAAGTGCAGGTCGGCGAATTTTTTGGTGCCCACGATCTGGTGCCGGTCACCCAGGCGCACATCATGGCCGACACCGAAAGCCTCGGTCAGGCGGGCGTCATGTGGCTCGAGCGGCTTTCCGAACTCAGTGACGGCCGCCACACCGTATGCATTCCCACCATCACCGATCCGCGCGGCACCGATTTCTCGAAAGCCAACGAACTCGGCCAGCGCGACTGGATGATCGAACTGGAGCGCCGCACGATTCACGCGTTCGAACGGCTCGGCGTCAGCATGACCGACACCTGCATCAACTATCAGACTGTGCTCGCGGCTACGCGCGGCGAACACGTCGCTTTCGGCGACACTGGCGTGGTGATCTACTCGAACTCGGTGAGCGGCGCTCGCACGAATTTCGAAGGCGGTCCGTCGGCGCTCTCCGCGGGTCTCACAGGGCGCACGCCGCGCTATGGCTATCACCTCGACGAAAAGCGCCGGGCCACGATGCGCTTTCGTGTCGATTTCACGCCGCGCTCGCTCAATGAATGGGGGGCGCTCGGCGGTGTGATCGGCCGTCTCGCCGGCAACTATTGGCAGGTGCCGGTCATCGAAGGCATCGAAGCCGCGCCCACTTCGGATGAGCTCAAGCATTTCGGCGCAGCGATGGCGAGCTTTGGTTCGATCGCGCTCTTTCACATGATCGGCGTCACGCCGGAAGCGATGCGTCTAGCAGACGTCGGCGGCGACAGCTTGCCGGTGCATCATCGCGTCGGCCGCGCGGAGATCGAAGCGCTCACCGCCAGCTATGCGGTCACGAAGAAGGTGGACGTGGTGGTGTTTTCCGCGCCGCAACTGAGCCTCTACGAACTGCGCGCGCTCGCCGAGATCTGCGACGGCCGTACCTTCAAGGTGCCGATGCTCGCCATTACCAGTCCACAGGTGGCGCCCGACGCCGAGCGGTTCGGCTACACACGCCGCATCGAAAGCGCGGGCGGCACGGTGCTCGCGGGCATGTGCTTCTACCAGTCGTACGCGCGCGAGATGTCCGAAGCCAAGAGCTGGAAAAATCTCGCCACCAACAGCGCGAAGCTGGTGAACATTCTCGGCGGCTACGGCTATACCCCGATGCTCGCCTCGATGCAGGCGTGCGTGAACGCAGCCGAGACAGGAGAACTCGCATGA